From Deinococcus roseus, a single genomic window includes:
- a CDS encoding YHYH domain-containing protein, which yields MKTLPFLIALILTSTLAHAHPGGLDKNGCHRNSKTGDYHCHQSPTPTPTPVPAPTPTPAPSQTAPATSTLADLQTALKSTLLVTSEHCSFTALACGSLRMDLATAESTINQWLEQHIPAAQRALGTWTTIESSPPTRRQTTVLYGKPTYLFATLHDGETVVYFTTNINDLPNTKKYFLEDSKVVVTCKDFARIEVAYLFMQLAATKDQRDPYGLDPNGDGVPCNEQ from the coding sequence ATGAAGACGCTTCCTTTCCTGATCGCCCTCATCCTCACCAGCACCCTCGCACACGCCCATCCAGGTGGACTGGACAAGAACGGCTGCCACCGCAACAGCAAAACCGGGGATTACCACTGCCACCAGTCCCCCACACCCACACCCACCCCAGTACCCGCACCCACACCCACCCCGGCACCCAGCCAGACTGCACCCGCCACCTCCACTCTGGCCGACCTGCAGACCGCACTGAAAAGCACTTTGCTGGTCACCTCCGAGCATTGCAGCTTCACTGCGCTGGCCTGCGGGAGTTTGCGGATGGACCTGGCCACCGCTGAAAGCACCATCAACCAGTGGCTGGAGCAGCACATCCCGGCCGCCCAGCGGGCCCTCGGCACCTGGACGACCATTGAGAGCAGCCCCCCAACCCGCCGTCAAACCACCGTGCTTTACGGGAAACCCACCTACCTGTTCGCCACCCTTCATGATGGGGAGACCGTGGTGTACTTCACCACCAACATCAACGACCTCCCGAACACCAAAAAGTACTTCCTGGAAGACTCAAAAGTGGTGGTGACCTGCAAGGATTTCGCCCGCATTGAGGTGGCGTACCTGTTCATGCAACTGGCCGCCACAAAGGACCAGCGGGACCCTTACGGCCTCGATCCCAATGGGGACGGGGTGCCGTGCAATGAGCAGTGA
- a CDS encoding serine/threonine protein kinase, with the protein MRCTACTQNYPDSLQRCPYCGQPNPDLVGQTHPLKIGTVLQGRYRMERVLGEGAFGITYLATHTTLQVQFALKELFPEGAIRQGNNVEDSAALPDVDLQRLKNSFLQEARTVAQFKHPSIVQVTDVFEENGTAYMVMAYLSGQNLAEVTEQGKLPVKKVEDIAWELAGALKVVHEAGLLHRDIKPENVILESTGKAVLIDFGSALEWTGGRITPADRLVTPGFAPLEQYASQAKLAPYTDLYALGATLFYLLTGDPPPDAVSRTKGTGLPQMPRSTPEKLKTSILSLLEVDVKNRPQSADAFLRMLSAPSAPETPPTSRPAPSKAAPTGKNYTWVWVVGLILLGKVIFGAGPGRDIQNQAQFTPPAPQTPQDPPTQPEPSVEPSVPPDPAPDTQVETPGTEDGWILPDDETAREETTPEPAEPNPPEDLPQIVPDNPDPPQQAETPPAPAEPQEEAVAPPPSRPKGTFSLGDTQEHVKKVMGVPDAPGEDIWQYESSTVEFTDGRVSGWGNYSHNLKVVLESTRPGTAKSFTLGDSMNTVLLAMGTPDSYSPDVWQYESSTVEFTDGQVSSWGNYSHNLKVKATPRQKASKPQFTLGDTQDTVLSVMGTPDSPSEDVWQYESSTVEFTDGRVSGWGNYSHNLKVVLESTRPGTAKSFTLGDSMNTVLLAMGTPDSYSPDVWQYESSTVEFTDGQVSSWGNYSHNLKIR; encoded by the coding sequence ATGCGTTGCACGGCCTGCACCCAGAATTACCCGGATTCCCTCCAGAGATGCCCGTATTGCGGGCAGCCGAATCCAGACCTTGTCGGGCAGACCCATCCCCTCAAAATTGGGACGGTGCTGCAAGGGCGGTACAGAATGGAACGGGTGCTCGGTGAGGGTGCGTTCGGCATCACCTACCTGGCCACCCACACCACCTTGCAAGTCCAGTTCGCCCTCAAAGAACTCTTCCCGGAAGGAGCGATCCGGCAGGGCAACAACGTGGAGGACTCAGCTGCACTCCCCGATGTGGACCTGCAACGGCTCAAAAACAGCTTCCTGCAAGAAGCCCGCACGGTCGCCCAGTTCAAGCACCCCAGCATTGTGCAGGTCACCGACGTTTTTGAGGAGAACGGCACCGCCTACATGGTGATGGCTTACCTCTCCGGACAGAACCTCGCTGAAGTCACCGAGCAGGGGAAACTCCCGGTGAAGAAGGTCGAAGACATCGCCTGGGAACTCGCAGGGGCCCTGAAAGTCGTGCACGAAGCGGGCCTGCTCCACCGGGACATCAAACCCGAAAATGTCATCCTGGAAAGCACAGGCAAAGCCGTTCTGATTGACTTCGGCAGTGCCCTGGAATGGACCGGAGGCCGAATCACCCCGGCAGACCGCCTGGTCACCCCGGGCTTTGCACCCCTCGAGCAGTATGCCAGTCAGGCCAAACTCGCCCCCTACACCGACCTGTACGCCCTGGGGGCCACCCTGTTCTATTTGCTCACCGGTGATCCCCCACCCGACGCCGTGAGTCGCACCAAAGGCACAGGGTTGCCGCAGATGCCCAGAAGCACCCCCGAGAAGCTGAAAACCAGCATCCTCAGCCTGCTGGAAGTGGACGTCAAAAACCGCCCCCAAAGTGCCGATGCCTTCCTGCGAATGCTCAGTGCACCCAGTGCACCAGAAACACCCCCCACCTCCCGGCCTGCACCCTCAAAAGCCGCCCCCACAGGCAAGAATTACACCTGGGTGTGGGTGGTCGGCCTCATCCTGCTCGGCAAAGTCATCTTCGGTGCAGGCCCGGGCAGGGACATTCAGAACCAGGCGCAGTTCACCCCGCCAGCACCCCAAACCCCGCAAGATCCCCCCACCCAACCCGAACCCAGTGTCGAACCTTCCGTCCCACCAGACCCTGCCCCGGACACCCAGGTGGAGACCCCAGGCACCGAGGACGGATGGATCCTGCCCGACGATGAGACCGCAAGGGAAGAAACCACCCCAGAACCTGCCGAACCCAACCCACCTGAAGACCTCCCACAGATCGTCCCGGACAACCCGGACCCTCCTCAGCAAGCCGAAACCCCACCTGCACCGGCTGAACCCCAGGAGGAAGCGGTGGCTCCACCCCCCTCCCGGCCCAAAGGGACCTTCTCCCTCGGGGACACCCAGGAGCATGTGAAAAAGGTGATGGGGGTGCCGGACGCGCCCGGTGAGGACATCTGGCAGTACGAATCCAGCACGGTGGAGTTCACGGATGGACGGGTGTCCGGCTGGGGCAATTACAGCCACAACCTCAAGGTGGTGCTTGAGTCCACCCGTCCAGGCACCGCAAAAAGCTTCACCCTCGGGGACTCCATGAACACGGTGCTCCTGGCAATGGGCACCCCGGACAGTTACTCTCCGGACGTGTGGCAGTACGAATCCAGCACGGTGGAGTTCACGGATGGCCAGGTGTCCAGCTGGGGCAATTACAGCCACAACCTCAAAGTCAAAGCCACCCCCAGGCAGAAGGCCAGCAAACCACAGTTCACCCTCGGGGACACCCAGGACACGGTGCTCTCAGTGATGGGCACCCCCGACAGTCCGAGCGAGGACGTCTGGCAGTACGAATCCAGCACGGTGGAGTTCACAGATGGCCGGGTATCCGGCTGGGGCAATTACAGCCACAACCTCAAGGTGGTGCTGGAATCCACCCGTCCAGGCACCGCAAAAAGCTTCACCCTCGGGGACTCCATGAACACGGTGCTCCTGGCGATGGGCACTCCGGACAGTTACTCTCCGGACGTGTGGCAGTACGAATCCAGCACGGTGGAGTTCACGGATGGCCAGGTGTCCAGCTGGGGCAATTACAGCCACAACCTCAAAATCCGTTAA
- a CDS encoding 3'-5' exonuclease, with the protein MPDEKPHYRRWAEVPHDLTTKTQLGKEGLKPVGEPVATLAYGPNREYVTGLYRRSEATPKRKLTEAQQRSMEQTRQRKQDQKRALDLLQELERERQEEADAEERHGQFLLDARAAELEARRALLDFARTYPREDWRILDTETTSLRGEVISLGIVDGLGNILLDTLIHPSKMAISPEAQKIHGISMEDLVGAPAFAEVYPQLYSVLHGKPALAYNAPFDLGRLYDTHLHAGLPWTTVTQAEGWTCLMRLAAPLYGRAKMVNGRYDGHKWLKLGEACWQAAMTLGTLPTDYQRHDALGDTLASLELLNHMLVLAEREEGGEVVERPHFNISVDEMDRLGVGHWRSPEVIGQLEISRDGVLLDAASWWPFFQTLWHLREVHERGPKVPLEVYQDWWRAALEHARSASQEDMTEHTWRQGEWGFRLTWKPWEPLKPKQSG; encoded by the coding sequence ATGCCTGATGAAAAGCCCCATTACCGCAGGTGGGCCGAAGTCCCTCACGACCTGACCACCAAAACCCAGCTGGGGAAAGAGGGTCTGAAACCGGTGGGGGAGCCGGTGGCCACCCTGGCGTATGGGCCGAACCGGGAGTACGTGACCGGGCTGTACCGCAGGAGTGAAGCCACACCCAAACGCAAGCTCACGGAGGCCCAGCAGAGGAGCATGGAGCAAACCCGGCAGAGGAAACAGGACCAGAAGCGGGCCCTGGATTTGCTCCAGGAGCTGGAGCGGGAAAGGCAGGAGGAGGCAGATGCAGAGGAACGCCACGGGCAGTTCCTGCTGGACGCCAGAGCTGCAGAACTTGAAGCCCGGCGGGCGCTGCTGGACTTTGCCCGCACGTACCCCCGGGAGGACTGGCGGATCCTGGACACCGAAACCACCAGCCTGCGGGGGGAGGTGATCAGCCTCGGCATTGTGGACGGCCTGGGGAACATCCTCCTGGACACCCTGATCCATCCCAGCAAGATGGCGATCAGCCCGGAGGCCCAGAAAATCCACGGCATCAGCATGGAGGACCTGGTGGGGGCCCCTGCGTTTGCTGAAGTGTACCCACAGCTTTATTCGGTGCTGCACGGCAAGCCTGCCCTGGCGTACAATGCCCCTTTTGACCTGGGGCGGCTGTATGACACCCACCTGCATGCCGGGCTCCCCTGGACTACTGTGACCCAGGCGGAGGGTTGGACGTGCCTGATGCGGCTGGCTGCGCCCTTATATGGCCGGGCAAAGATGGTCAATGGCCGTTATGACGGCCACAAGTGGTTGAAGTTGGGTGAGGCCTGCTGGCAGGCCGCCATGACCCTGGGGACCCTGCCCACCGATTACCAGCGGCACGATGCCCTTGGGGACACCCTGGCCAGCCTGGAACTGCTGAACCACATGCTGGTCCTCGCAGAGCGGGAAGAGGGGGGTGAGGTGGTGGAGCGGCCTCACTTCAACATCTCTGTGGACGAGATGGACCGGCTGGGCGTGGGCCACTGGCGTTCACCGGAGGTGATTGGGCAGTTGGAGATTTCCAGGGATGGCGTCTTGCTGGACGCGGCCAGCTGGTGGCCGTTCTTCCAGACCCTGTGGCACCTCAGAGAAGTGCATGAACGGGGGCCAAAAGTGCCCCTGGAGGTGTACCAAGATTGGTGGAGGGCTGCCCTGGAGCACGCCCGTTCCGCATCACAAGAAGACATGACCGAACACACCTGGAGGCAGGGGGAGTGGGGGTTCAGGCTCACCTGGAAACCCTGGGAACCCCTCAAACCGAAGCAATCTGGGTGA